Part of the uncultured Cohaesibacter sp. genome is shown below.
TTCGCAAAAGTTGGGCAAGCCCCATCAACGAAAAATATGCCAACAAGCGAATGGAAAGACCCCAATTGAGACCAATTGCTAGTCTCGAATCCCGATTAGGCTGTCATTAAAATGGCTTAACAACAGCCAGAATAACAATCGCCAGCATCAGCAAGGTCGGAATTTCATTGAAATAACGATAGTAGACATGGCTCTTGCGATTTTGATCGGCTGCAAAAACGCGAACATAGCGTGCGCAGACCATATGGTATGCGGTCATCAGACTGACAAGCAGAAACTTGACATGCAGCCAGATGGCATCGGCCGCCCAGATGCCGTGACCAAAGGCCAGCCATAGCCCGAAAATCCAGCTGGCTATAAGCGAAGGATTCATGATGCCCTTGAGCAGCTTGCGCTCCATCACCTTGAAAGTCTCGGATTTATCGGAACCGATCTCGGCCGATGCATGATAGACGAACAGCCGCGGCAGATAGAAGATACCCGCCATCCAGGTGATCACGCTGATGATATGCAGCGCCTTGGTCCACTCATAAGGCAGGAATTCCAGAAAATCCATTTCAGTCCTCAATAGTATTGATCAAAATCTGGTTCGCACAACAAGTGCCACTTATATGGCCTGGATCGGGCAATTGCGCCCAGACTGCACTACCCGTGATAGGACCGTACACGATCTATCAGACGATGAACCAGATTGATATCACCCTGTGGGGAAATACCATGACCAAGGTTGAAGATGAAAGGCCCGTTGCTCCACGCGGCCATGATCCGGTCGATGGCCTCATCCAGATGACGTTCATCGGACATCAGAAGGGTAGGATCCAGATTGCCCTGCAAAGCCACCTTCGGCTGAAGAGCGTCCCGCGCCCAGTCAAGTGGCACGGTCCAGTCGAGCCCGATCGCGTTGACGCCGGTCACCGAAACAAAATCCTCAAGCCGCATACCGGCCCCTTTCGGGAAACCGATGATCTTTGCATCGGGGATTTGTGCCCGAACGCCAGCAACGATTTTGGCAATCGGATCTCGAGACGCTGTCACATAGAGCGCATCATCCAGTACGCCAGCCCAGCTGTCGAAAATCTGCACAGCATCGGCTCCACACTGCAGCTGCTTGACCAGATAGAGGATCGAAGCTTCAACGAGAACATTGATCAACACCGCGAAAGCCTCGGGATGCTTGCGCGCAAACAGACGGGCCGGTGCCTGATCCGGTGTGCCATGCCCGGCAATCATATAGGTCGCCACAGTCCAGGGTGCACCACAGAAGCCAAGAAAAGTCGTTTCCTCCGGTAGCCCATGACGGATCTTGCCGACCGCCTCGAACACCGGTGAGAGATGATCAATCACCTTGGAAGGATCGAGATCCATGATTTCTTCGGGAGAAATCGGATCAAGCTGCGGACCTTCCCCTTGAACAAACCTGACC
Proteins encoded:
- the hemJ gene encoding protoporphyrinogen oxidase HemJ — its product is MDFLEFLPYEWTKALHIISVITWMAGIFYLPRLFVYHASAEIGSDKSETFKVMERKLLKGIMNPSLIASWIFGLWLAFGHGIWAADAIWLHVKFLLVSLMTAYHMVCARYVRVFAADQNRKSHVYYRYFNEIPTLLMLAIVILAVVKPF
- the hemE gene encoding uroporphyrinogen decarboxylase; the encoded protein is MINRRLMNVLNGQTEKTPPIWLMRQAGRYLPEYRATRAQAGDFLSLCYNPDLATEVTLQPIRRFGFDAAILFSDILVIPDGLGRSVRFVQGEGPQLDPISPEEIMDLDPSKVIDHLSPVFEAVGKIRHGLPEETTFLGFCGAPWTVATYMIAGHGTPDQAPARLFARKHPEAFAVLINVLVEASILYLVKQLQCGADAVQIFDSWAGVLDDALYVTASRDPIAKIVAGVRAQIPDAKIIGFPKGAGMRLEDFVSVTGVNAIGLDWTVPLDWARDALQPKVALQGNLDPTLLMSDERHLDEAIDRIMAAWSNGPFIFNLGHGISPQGDINLVHRLIDRVRSYHG